The following proteins come from a genomic window of Crassostrea angulata isolate pt1a10 chromosome 1, ASM2561291v2, whole genome shotgun sequence:
- the LOC128175509 gene encoding methionine--tRNA ligase, cytoplasmic-like isoform X2, whose translation MKLYTDRGNFKSLKVIAALEITGLPYSLTECGLEERVVPYLSGPSLPVLEVSPQRFLFSPNTATRYILNKKSDEDDPNIDKWLEWESVQLQPYLVRYLVSVLVHKKPDTESLNRLQQLLKFLNAELKSKSLTKTKDCAADFVLWASLFPVFKGAAEIKGWEGQYSNIKSWFNTINSLPCCQTALDKVIPGGDTTCLKASLNSQPVPLLETETRQEEPVQKSKPQKVKMEKPLETPTPEESLLTKEASPEEIQAAKESWLTGKSKFPKPRERKHPILPKSGERNLLITSALPYVNNVPHLGNIIGCVLSADVFSRYCRLRNYNCLYICGTDEYGTATETKAIEEGVTPREICDKYNKIHAEIYDWFNISFDKFSRTSIPEQTKIAQDIFWKLEKNGFISRDSVEQLQCQQCLRFLADRFVEGTCPLCGFDDARGDQCDGCGKLLNAIELKDPKCKVCKGIPQVKSSNHLFLDLPKIEDKLKAHLNAQFDKGIWTNNARVITNSWIRDGLKPRCISRDLKWGIPVPLEGYQDKVFYVWFDAPIGYISATASYTDRWEQWWKNPKQVELYNFLGKDNVPFHSVIFPCSLLGADDNFTVVNHMSATEYLNYEDTKFSKSRGTGVFGHQAKDTGIPADIFRFYLLFVRPESQDSSFSWDDFQLKNNSELLNNLGNFINRALMFVSNSFGGQIQEMTLTPADFHLLALVNRELASYIDNMEQIKLRDSIRNILSISRLGNQYMQANKPWVLVKGSESDKRRAGTVVSLSANLATLLSVLVQPYMPAVSNTIQGQLRTPPQCNVIYKEFVCQLTPGHKIGKPSPLFEKIETPKIQELKKKFEGKPAPQKNASKASGNPEEIQKLTDEVAAQGNLVRELKAKKAEKAVVTEEVAKLLALKKKLAELAGEPAPAGGKQNSKQAKKESKKPEMESSGTTANGAVDSQEVERLTEAVSKQGLLVRDLKSQKAEKSQIDSEVAVLLDLKRKLAVAQGQDPEALTGGKGKKGKKK comes from the exons ATACATATTGAACAAGAAATCTGATGAGGATGATCCTAACATAGACAAGTGGTTGGAGTGGGAGAGTGTTCAACTCCAG CCTTACCTGGTTCGTTACCTGGTCAGTGTTTTGGTTCACAAGAAGCCGGACACCGAGTCTCTGAACAGACTGCAACAGCTGCTCAAGTTCCTGAACGCCGAACTCAAAAGTAAATCACTGACCAAG ACCAAGGACTGTGCAGCAGATTTTGTTCTCTGGGCATCCCTCTTCCCTGTGTTCAAAGGTGCAGCAGAAATTAAAG GGTGGGAGGGCCAGTACTCTAACATCAAGTCCTGGTTTAACACCATCAACAGTCTGCCATGTTGTCAGACAGCCCTGGATAAAGTCATACCTGGAGGAGACACCACATGTTTAAAG GCCTCTCTGAACTCTCAGCCTGTTCCATTGTTGGAGACGGAGACCAGACAAGAAGAACCAGTTCAGAAATCAAAGCCACAGAAAGTCAAAATGGAAAAACCTTTGGAGACACCAACACCTGAAGAGAGTCTG CTCACCAAGGAAGCTTCACCAGAGGAAATTCAGGCTGCTAAAGAATCATGGCTGACTGGGAAGTCAAAATTCCCCAAGCCGAGAGAACGAAAACACCCCAT CTTACCTAAGTCAGGGGAGAGAAATCTTCTGATCACCAGTGCTCTCCCTTACGTCAACAATGTTCCTCATCTTGGTAACATCATTGGTTGTGTGCTCAGTGCCGATGTCTTCTCAAG ATATTGTCGACTGCGAAACTACAACTGTCTGTACATCTGTGGAACAGACGAGTACGGGACAGCGACAGAGACAAAGGCAATCGAGGAGGGAGTCACTCCGCGGGAAATCTGTGATAAATACAACAAAATACACGCCGAAATCTACGACTGGTTCAACATCTCCTTTGACAAGTTCAGCCGGACCTCTATACCAGAGCAAACAAA AATCGCCCAGGACATTTTCTGGAAGCTGGAGAAGAACGGCTTTATCTCCAGGGACAGCGTGGAACAGCTGCAATGTCAGCAGTGTTTACG GTTTCTGGCTGACCGGTTTGTGGAGGGCACCTGTCCCCTCTGTGGCTTTGACGATGCCCGTGGTGACCAGTGTGATGGGTGCGGTAAACTACTAAATGCCATTGAGCTCAAGGACCCCAAGTGTAAAGTGTGTAAAGGCATTCCCCAGGTCAAGTCCTCAAACCACCTGTTCCTAGATTTACCCAAG ATAGAAGATAAGTTAAAGGCCCACCTGAATGCTCAGTTTGACAAAGGGATTTGGACTAACAATGCTCGAGTCATCACCAACTCTTGGATTCGAGATGGACTGAAGCCACGCTGTATCAGCAGGGACCTCAAGTGGGGAATACCGGTACCTCTAGAGGGGTACCAAGACAAG GTATTCTATGTGTGGTTTGATGCCCCCATTGGATACATCTCAGCCACCGCCTCATACACCGACAGATGGGAGCAATGGTGGAAAAACCCCAAACAG GTGGAGCTGTACAATTTCCTGGGTAAGGACAATGTCCCCTTCCACTCAGTCATCTTCCCCTGCTCCCTGCTGGGCGCTGACGATAATTTCACAGTCGTTAACCACATGTCAGCTACAG AATACCTGAACTATGAGGACACCAAGTTCTCCAAGAGTCGGGGGACAGGTGTGTTTGGTCACCAAGCCAAGGACACAGGAATCCCAGCAGATATATTTAGATTTTACCTGCTGTTTGTACGACCAGAATCTCAG GATAGCAGCTTCAGCTGGGATGATTTCCAGCTCAAAAACAATAGTGAACTTCTGAATAACCTCGGGAACTTCATTAACAG GGCCCTAATGTTTGTCAGTAACAGCTTTGGGGGTCAGATCCAGGAGATGACCTTGACCCCGGCCGACTTCCACCTACTTGCTCTGGTCAACCGTGAACTAGCCTCCTACATAGACAACATGGAGCAAATCAA ACTGAGGGACTCCATCAGAAACATCCTGAGTATATCTAGACTGGGCAATCAGTACATGCAGGCCAACAAGCCCTGGGTTCTGGTCAAAGGCAGCGAATCAGACAA GCGTCGTGCGGGGACGGTGGTGAGTCTGTCAGCTAACCTGGCCACCCTGCTGTCTGTGCTGGTCCAACCCTACATGCCGGCGGTCAGCAACACCATACAGGGTCAGCTCAGGACCCCACCCCAGTGTAACGTCATCTACAAGGAGTTTGTGTGTCAGCTAACACCCGGACATAAAATCGGAAAG CCTAGTCCGTTGTTTGAGAAAATTGAAACCCCTAAAATTCAGGAATTGAAGAAGAAATTTGAGGGGAAACCAGCTCCGCAGAAGAATGCCTCAAAGG CATCTGGAAATCCCGAGGAAATACAGAAACTGACAGATGAAGTCGCTGCACAG GGAAACCTCGTGAGGGAGCTCAAAGCCAAGAAAGCGGAGAAAGCTGTGGTCACTGAGGAGGTGGCCAAGTTACTGGCCCTGAAGAAGAAACTGGCTGAATTAGCGGGGGAACCTGCTCCAGCAGGAGGCAAACAGAACAGCAAGCAAGCCAAAAAG gaAAGTAAAAAGCCAGAGATGGAGTCGTCAGGGACAACAGCCAATGGGGCGGTGGACAGCCAAGAAGTGGAGAGACTGACGGAGGCCGTCTCAAAACAG GGGTTATTGGTTCGGGATCTAAAATCCCAAAAAGCAGAAAAATCCCAAATTGACTCGGAGGTTGCTGTGTTGCTGGATTTGAAGAGAAAGCTGGCTGTGGCCCAGGGACAGGACCCAGAGGCCCTCACAGGGGGCAAAGGGAAGAAAGGCAAAAAGAAGTGA
- the LOC128175509 gene encoding methionine--tRNA ligase, cytoplasmic-like isoform X1, with the protein MKLYTDRGNFKSLKVIAALEITGLPYSLTECGLEERVVPYLSGPSLPVLEVSPQRFLFSPNTATRYILNKKSDEDDPNIDKWLEWESVQLQPYLVRYLVSVLVHKKPDTESLNRLQQLLKFLNAELKSKSLTKTKDCAADFVLWASLFPVFKGAAEIKGWEGQYSNIKSWFNTINSLPCCQTALDKVIPGGDTTCLKASLNSQPVPLLETETRQEEPVQKSKPQKVKMEKPLETPTPEESLLTKEASPEEIQAAKESWLTGKSKFPKPRERKHPILPKSGERNLLITSALPYVNNVPHLGNIIGCVLSADVFSRYCRLRNYNCLYICGTDEYGTATETKAIEEGVTPREICDKYNKIHAEIYDWFNISFDKFSRTSIPEQTKIAQDIFWKLEKNGFISRDSVEQLQCQQCLRFLADRFVEGTCPLCGFDDARGDQCDGCGKLLNAIELKDPKCKVCKGIPQVKSSNHLFLDLPKIEDKLKAHLNAQFDKGIWTNNARVITNSWIRDGLKPRCISRDLKWGIPVPLEGYQDKVFYVWFDAPIGYISATASYTDRWEQWWKNPKQVELYNFLGKDNVPFHSVIFPCSLLGADDNFTVVNHMSATEYLNYEDTKFSKSRGTGVFGHQAKDTGIPADIFRFYLLFVRPESQDSSFSWDDFQLKNNSELLNNLGNFINRALMFVSNSFGGQIQEMTLTPADFHLLALVNRELASYIDNMEQIKLRDSIRNILSISRLGNQYMQANKPWVLVKGSESDKRRAGTVVSLSANLATLLSVLVQPYMPAVSNTIQGQLRTPPQCNVIYKEFVCQLTPGHKIGKPSPLFEKIETPKIQELKKKFEGKPAPQKNASKASSGNPEEIQKLTDEVAAQGNLVRELKAKKAEKAVVTEEVAKLLALKKKLAELAGEPAPAGGKQNSKQAKKESKKPEMESSGTTANGAVDSQEVERLTEAVSKQGLLVRDLKSQKAEKSQIDSEVAVLLDLKRKLAVAQGQDPEALTGGKGKKGKKK; encoded by the exons ATACATATTGAACAAGAAATCTGATGAGGATGATCCTAACATAGACAAGTGGTTGGAGTGGGAGAGTGTTCAACTCCAG CCTTACCTGGTTCGTTACCTGGTCAGTGTTTTGGTTCACAAGAAGCCGGACACCGAGTCTCTGAACAGACTGCAACAGCTGCTCAAGTTCCTGAACGCCGAACTCAAAAGTAAATCACTGACCAAG ACCAAGGACTGTGCAGCAGATTTTGTTCTCTGGGCATCCCTCTTCCCTGTGTTCAAAGGTGCAGCAGAAATTAAAG GGTGGGAGGGCCAGTACTCTAACATCAAGTCCTGGTTTAACACCATCAACAGTCTGCCATGTTGTCAGACAGCCCTGGATAAAGTCATACCTGGAGGAGACACCACATGTTTAAAG GCCTCTCTGAACTCTCAGCCTGTTCCATTGTTGGAGACGGAGACCAGACAAGAAGAACCAGTTCAGAAATCAAAGCCACAGAAAGTCAAAATGGAAAAACCTTTGGAGACACCAACACCTGAAGAGAGTCTG CTCACCAAGGAAGCTTCACCAGAGGAAATTCAGGCTGCTAAAGAATCATGGCTGACTGGGAAGTCAAAATTCCCCAAGCCGAGAGAACGAAAACACCCCAT CTTACCTAAGTCAGGGGAGAGAAATCTTCTGATCACCAGTGCTCTCCCTTACGTCAACAATGTTCCTCATCTTGGTAACATCATTGGTTGTGTGCTCAGTGCCGATGTCTTCTCAAG ATATTGTCGACTGCGAAACTACAACTGTCTGTACATCTGTGGAACAGACGAGTACGGGACAGCGACAGAGACAAAGGCAATCGAGGAGGGAGTCACTCCGCGGGAAATCTGTGATAAATACAACAAAATACACGCCGAAATCTACGACTGGTTCAACATCTCCTTTGACAAGTTCAGCCGGACCTCTATACCAGAGCAAACAAA AATCGCCCAGGACATTTTCTGGAAGCTGGAGAAGAACGGCTTTATCTCCAGGGACAGCGTGGAACAGCTGCAATGTCAGCAGTGTTTACG GTTTCTGGCTGACCGGTTTGTGGAGGGCACCTGTCCCCTCTGTGGCTTTGACGATGCCCGTGGTGACCAGTGTGATGGGTGCGGTAAACTACTAAATGCCATTGAGCTCAAGGACCCCAAGTGTAAAGTGTGTAAAGGCATTCCCCAGGTCAAGTCCTCAAACCACCTGTTCCTAGATTTACCCAAG ATAGAAGATAAGTTAAAGGCCCACCTGAATGCTCAGTTTGACAAAGGGATTTGGACTAACAATGCTCGAGTCATCACCAACTCTTGGATTCGAGATGGACTGAAGCCACGCTGTATCAGCAGGGACCTCAAGTGGGGAATACCGGTACCTCTAGAGGGGTACCAAGACAAG GTATTCTATGTGTGGTTTGATGCCCCCATTGGATACATCTCAGCCACCGCCTCATACACCGACAGATGGGAGCAATGGTGGAAAAACCCCAAACAG GTGGAGCTGTACAATTTCCTGGGTAAGGACAATGTCCCCTTCCACTCAGTCATCTTCCCCTGCTCCCTGCTGGGCGCTGACGATAATTTCACAGTCGTTAACCACATGTCAGCTACAG AATACCTGAACTATGAGGACACCAAGTTCTCCAAGAGTCGGGGGACAGGTGTGTTTGGTCACCAAGCCAAGGACACAGGAATCCCAGCAGATATATTTAGATTTTACCTGCTGTTTGTACGACCAGAATCTCAG GATAGCAGCTTCAGCTGGGATGATTTCCAGCTCAAAAACAATAGTGAACTTCTGAATAACCTCGGGAACTTCATTAACAG GGCCCTAATGTTTGTCAGTAACAGCTTTGGGGGTCAGATCCAGGAGATGACCTTGACCCCGGCCGACTTCCACCTACTTGCTCTGGTCAACCGTGAACTAGCCTCCTACATAGACAACATGGAGCAAATCAA ACTGAGGGACTCCATCAGAAACATCCTGAGTATATCTAGACTGGGCAATCAGTACATGCAGGCCAACAAGCCCTGGGTTCTGGTCAAAGGCAGCGAATCAGACAA GCGTCGTGCGGGGACGGTGGTGAGTCTGTCAGCTAACCTGGCCACCCTGCTGTCTGTGCTGGTCCAACCCTACATGCCGGCGGTCAGCAACACCATACAGGGTCAGCTCAGGACCCCACCCCAGTGTAACGTCATCTACAAGGAGTTTGTGTGTCAGCTAACACCCGGACATAAAATCGGAAAG CCTAGTCCGTTGTTTGAGAAAATTGAAACCCCTAAAATTCAGGAATTGAAGAAGAAATTTGAGGGGAAACCAGCTCCGCAGAAGAATGCCTCAAAG GCATCATCTGGAAATCCCGAGGAAATACAGAAACTGACAGATGAAGTCGCTGCACAG GGAAACCTCGTGAGGGAGCTCAAAGCCAAGAAAGCGGAGAAAGCTGTGGTCACTGAGGAGGTGGCCAAGTTACTGGCCCTGAAGAAGAAACTGGCTGAATTAGCGGGGGAACCTGCTCCAGCAGGAGGCAAACAGAACAGCAAGCAAGCCAAAAAG gaAAGTAAAAAGCCAGAGATGGAGTCGTCAGGGACAACAGCCAATGGGGCGGTGGACAGCCAAGAAGTGGAGAGACTGACGGAGGCCGTCTCAAAACAG GGGTTATTGGTTCGGGATCTAAAATCCCAAAAAGCAGAAAAATCCCAAATTGACTCGGAGGTTGCTGTGTTGCTGGATTTGAAGAGAAAGCTGGCTGTGGCCCAGGGACAGGACCCAGAGGCCCTCACAGGGGGCAAAGGGAAGAAAGGCAAAAAGAAGTGA
- the LOC128175551 gene encoding uncharacterized protein LOC128175551 → MQRRSILVCLVLVLLTIRLLSVTLTPCDKPEEICNEKISMLICANKTQHRLEDNKLETEDKIHVVREAKKIAINYGMVMVTFINKAFVPFLTNWMCHTDKMMNYSQVLVLVTDKSVYRDISAQYPSLTVVYISVFEEMNGRQKYCTAGFMRIGIYRTRVVNWLIQENIPVFLFELDALWISYPVPFVTSKKEYDLTIIPTYEKSFEAAIGFYYMRNTTRMKRFWAELVHRLDALDTTFSCLHNEDLVRSNHNDQIQLMELILEHYRNIVIYFLPLNRFLDGKWYKNPNTEQLKNAFILNFNFIIGIQEKIKRAKRFGHWFVADDHVTCVRPSVEMTLRNQIKNKNKNSGSIK, encoded by the coding sequence ATGCAGCGCCGATCCATTCTAGTATGCTTAGTACTAGTCTTGCTGACAATACGACTGCTATCAGTAACACTAACTCCCTGTGACAAACCAGAGGAAATTTGCAATGAAAAAATCTCCATGTTAATTTGTGCGAACAAAACTCAACACAGACTTGAAGACAACAAGCTAGAAACAGAAGACAAAATTCATGTTGTTCGTGAAGCAAAGAAAATTGCCATTAATTATGGAATGGTAATGGTGACGTTTataaacaaagcatttgttCCTTTTCTCACCAACTGGATGTGTCATACTGACAAAATGATGAATTACTCTCAGGTGCTGGTTCTAGTCACGGACAAATCAGTTTACAGAGACATTTCCGCCCAATATCCATCGCTAACTGTTGTGTACATTAGTGTGTTCGAAGAGATGAACGGCAGACAGAAGTACTGCACTGCAGGCTTCATGCGCATCGGTATATACAGAACCAGGGTCGTCAACTGGCTTATACAGGAAAATATACCCGTCTTTCTCTTTGAGCTGGATGCACTGTGGATCAGCTATCCCGTACCCTTTGTGACAAGCAAGAAAGAATACGATTTGACAATTATACCAACGTATGAGAAATCTTTCGAAGCAGCGATCGGGTTTTATTACATGAGGAATACGACTCGGATGAAGCGGTTCTGGGCGGAGCTCGTGCACCGCCTGGACGCATTGGATACCACGTTTTCATGTTTACACAACGAAGACCTCGTACGATCCAACCACAACGATCAGATTCAGCTGATGGAACTCATTCTAGAACATTACAGAAACATTGTTATCTACTTCCTACCACTGAATAGATTTCTAGATGGGAAGTGGTACAAAAACCCAAACACAGAACAACTGAAAAACGCCTTTATTcttaacttcaatttcattatTGGGATTCAAGAAAAGATAAAAAGAGCAAAACGTTTTGGACATTGGTTTGTTGCCGACGATCACGTGACATGTGTGAGACCAAGCGTCGAAATGACTTTAAGAAatcaaataaagaataaaaataagaattcgGGGTCAATAAAGTGA